From Nostoc punctiforme PCC 73102:
GTCTAGATACTCCGCAATCAATGTAGAGTCCCAAATTACCGTGCCATCTTGATCTACAAACACAGGGACTTGACCAATAGGAGAAATTTCAAGGAACTCAGGGGGTTTATTGGCTAAATTAATTTCTTTGAATTCACAATCTAAATTTTTCTCTATTAACAATATTCGGATTTTCCGAGAAAAGTTTGATTGCTGATGATAATATAACATTCTATTCATAGATTTATTCTTACTCAAAAACTGGGTCTAATAATAAACTGCATTCAAAAATAGTACCCCATGATTGTGACGAAGGAAGCAATCTCATGGACTCTCACCAAAACCGTTTTATCTTAATCTCTTAGGCATGGTAAAACATTGAATTACAACACCTAAAGTCTTGCAATTATCTACTTCCCGAATGTCAGTAGATGCAGTCTTTAGTTGCGTTAGTGGACTGGTAATTGAAGATTGGGAGTAAGAGCAATGAAAACTAATGCTGCTCGACTACTTGATAAACTAGGCATCTCCTATCAAATTCTCACTTATGAAGTAGATCCTGATGATTTGGCCGCCGAAAGTACAGCGTACAAAGTCGGTCTTCCACCAGAGCAAGTTTTTAAAACTCTAGTAGTCAGAGGTGACACAACAGGTCTCTGTTTTGCTGTTGTGCCGGGAAATGCTCAGTTAAACCTAAAAGCTTTAGCTCGAATTTCAGGAAACCGGAAGGTTGAGACAGTTGCCCTGAAGGAAGTCCAGCCACTAACAGGATACATCCGTGGGGGTGTGACAGCTTTAGCCAGTAAAAAAGACTATCCCGTTTACCTTGATGAAACGGCAACTCTATTTGAGCAGATTACTGTTTCTGGTGGAATGCGAGGAATGCTACTTCTGCTATGCCCATCTGATTATTTACGTGCAGTCAAAGGTACTTTGGGAGCAATTGTACAAAATTAGTATTAGAGATTTTCGTGAGTTTAATCCTGAAAGTGTAAGGCGATTACTACTTCAAATAATCTAATTGCTAAGCAATACCGTTGCCAAATTAAGAGTGTTCAACGCCTGTAGAAACGGGATGAATACGTCCTAAAGAAGTAAGCTTGGCAAAAATCTGGGTTAATAAAATAGGCTCAGGGATCTCGGGAAGCATTTTTAGCATTTCACGAACATATCGAAAGCCACGATAATATGCTTTAAGGTCAATAATGCCGGAGCCAGGATTATGTTGACGGAAATCAGCCAGAAGATAATGGGATAAATTAACCAGAAAAAATGCTAGATTAGCAGCATTAGTCACCGCAGTTTGGCTCAGATTCATAAAATCCTCCAATCCCCAAAACTGCTTGGCATCTCGAAAGTTAAACTCAATTTGAAAGCGCAGCTTATAATAGTCAATTATTTTTTCAAATGATAGCTCTAGGTCGCTAGAAAACAGAATCACATGGCTACGAGTATTAGTTTTAAGATTGGTTTTGACTAAAATCACTACATTTAGTGCTTGGGCAAATTCCTTGTGGAGTAAAGTAGCTTGATAAATATCAGTTTTGATATCCTCGTCAATAGTAATTTTACACAAATATGCGTCAGGTATATTACAATAATCCAGCTTATCGCCCTTCGGGTTCAGCAGTCCCCTGCGACGGGAAACCCGTCTTCAGGGCTGCTTCACCGTATTACGACGGGAGCGACGATTTGGGTCAGGGTTTTGATAAGGTATATATAATGCCGAATCATGGCGCAACTTGGAAATTATGTGCAAATTAACTTGTCGAGCCATCTGCAAGGCATTATTGTTGCCAAAGTGAACATCTAAGACTAAGTAAGTTAGAGGGATAAAGTTAGCTATTAACAAGACTTGCTCATTAATCATTT
This genomic window contains:
- the ybaK gene encoding Cys-tRNA(Pro) deacylase; protein product: MKTNAARLLDKLGISYQILTYEVDPDDLAAESTAYKVGLPPEQVFKTLVVRGDTTGLCFAVVPGNAQLNLKALARISGNRKVETVALKEVQPLTGYIRGGVTALASKKDYPVYLDETATLFEQITVSGGMRGMLLLLCPSDYLRAVKGTLGAIVQN